tcttcgtttttgtttttcgtcgttttagattttttttttattgcaaatcaGAGTTTGCAATAAAACTTTTGTTAAAGTGTGGCATTTTTAGGTagaactcttttttttcgttagcgTTAGTTTTTACAGTTGAACATGAACAAAAACAGTGAAGATAAAAAACGCAATAAATGCACGTAATTTGAACCCATTTCCTTCCACTATTACTActtttactactactacacaACACATGGCGTAAATTTTGCAATCCTTTTGTCGTTTCCTACTTGGAAAAGCCTTCggaagacaaacaaacaaaaaaactcgcttttgtttttaaaaatgaatcaaacgaaaaaaaaaaccgaattcTGCAACATTTTCGATCGAAGCTTTCGAACGAAGAAGCTTTAtaaaagttgtttaaaaaaatagaaccaaaACGGAAACGATTTGTAAGGTTAATACAGATAGAAAGGAAGGACAGAATGTTACGCGTTACGaaattaaatagaaaacaaataaataatcaaagcTCTCTTGTTCCCTTTTCCGTTCCCAGGTGGGCAATGGACGGTAATCGATACGAATTATTCGCGGTTTGGCATTGCGCCGTGTCAGACGAATTTAGgactgcagcaacagcagcagcaacagcaacaacagcagcaacaacatcaacagcagcaacatcagcagcaggtgcagcaacatcatcagcaaacgaatcaacagcagcaacagcatcagggTGATAGTCAAGGTTTAAGCAGTGGCGGCAATGGTGCAAACAATGCTGCTAATGGTGGCACACCGGGCAGTGGAACGGCTGGATCGGCCACCGGTAACAACGGGGGGCTAACGAACGCATCCACCACGAACTCGAACGCCACGACACCGCAACCGACGACACCGGTACAAATCTATCAGCATCCATTCTCACCCCAGATCATATCGGTCAACCCGAACAGTATGGTCAACAGCTACCAATCGTCGAACCTTTCCACACCGACGTCCCCGCAGACGGGTAGTGATCAGACGACGGGGCTTGTGTACAGTACCGGAACGCCGAATCAGTCACCGCTCGGTGCAACAACGACCGGTGCAACGTCCGGCACGAATGCAAGCGGTAATGCGGGCACGGGTGCCGGTGGCAATGGTACGACCGGAGGCAACGGTACAAcggccggtggtggtggtggcagtgGTGGTACCGGTGCAGGAAATGGTGCAGGAGGTGGTGCGGCTGGGACGGGAACGACTGGCGCTGCCGGTACCGTGCAGCCGGTCAAGCGGAAACGATCCGTCAATCCACAAGGTGATGAAAATTTCCTGCGAGCACTCGAAGCGGTCCGTTTCGGTGGTATCGGTTTCTGTAAAGCCGCACGTCTGTACGGCGTTAATAATCGTACGCTGTGGTTAGAGTATAAGAAGCGCGGTTACCCAATCAGCCGGCCAAGCATCAAGAATCGCATCAAGCTCGAACCGAACATATCACCGCCACCGACGGCCACAACACCACCCGGAGATGAAAATGCTTCGATGGAGCACTACGATACGGCACTATCTTCCCCCGCTCTCAATATGTCcctacaacaacagcagcagcagcagcaacagcagcagcaacaacagcagcaacagcaacaacaggtTCAGCAACATCAAGCTACGCAGCAACAAGTCACCGCAGCGCAGCAAacgcaacatcagcagcaagcACAGCAGCAAGGCAATGATACAACGAATGCTGCTGCGGCAGCTGCTGCCGCCGCTGTCGTTGCTGCCTCTTCCACCACTCCCCTTATGTGCCCGCCGCACGGACATCCGATGGGTGTGATGGGTTTTCTCGATACACGGCATGTCGATTTTACGACCACGGCCAGCCTACATCAAATGTCCCGCCAGCGATATCCGGACACGGCTACCGTTAATATGAATACCGGTGCAGTGAACCTGCAAGGGCTAAACTTTAACTCCATGTAAGGAGACGGGTGGCTTCGTGTTGTGACCGTAAGCAATGGTGGCGATTGCGGTGGTGGCGGTACTATCGGAGATGGTGGTACGGATCAGGCCATTCTGGCACTTGGCGGTTGTCCCACTACTACGGAGCTTACCGAAACGTAGTGGCTGGACGTGATCTGCCGCCAGGCATTGAACTTCATTGTCAGTGCGCGCAACAATTGAAGCCACATGAAGCTCTACAGCGTACGGTGTAACAATTGTACGTGGTGGAAGATCATCTCTTTTTTTCGTACGATCCCATCCAGTCGGAAAGTTATAGCTTCTTCTACGAGGGATACGAAGTTTCGAAGCTCTTTTGTATTACTGAGAGTATGACAAGTTCATGGGGATATCGTTGTATGCCAATGGGAAATTagtttcaattaattaattgtttgaaTGGTGTACACATGTTTGTAAGcatattctttttgtttctatatccaatcgaaaggttttttttggacacagagattttttctttcatggAACCCTTTCTTTTCAATTGTAAAATCCATTTTCGTCATGCCCAGTGTGGATTCGATTCGCAAGCTATTTATCTTAAATCCCTCCGTTATCCTTCCCCCGAATAATAGCATCCCCTCCTCCCTTAATGCCTTCCATAATTCGTTCGATAAAGGAATgtatgtgttgtgtgtgtatgtataggTATTGTGTGTGTTAGTCTTTCTTGTACGTTGTATGTGTTAAAGCAAGTGATCCATCTAcgtgtaaaaaatattatttatgttgTCATTTATGGGGAGAAACGTGAGACTTTGGTTCGACTTTGGGGGCATGCTTGATGCGGCTGGATGAAACGGAAAGTGTATAGAAGCTGCAAATGGTAACAGAACGTAACGAGTGAAATGTATCGAGtttctaaacaaaaatcatgTATTTTAAGCAtcaaacagacaaaaacacTTTCGGAATCCTAGCTCCCCGAATGATAAAAAGAATGTCTTGTGAGAAGCAGGGATACGACAAACAGATAGATGTAAAATTAGTAGTAGTAAAAGGTAGTAATAATGAagataatgtagtgaaaagaaaaaaaacaagaaaaaaaaatcatagccATGATACGATCAATGCACAGCGGGTGAAAAGGGCGATCGCAAGAGATAAatgtcgaacaaaaaacaaaagttgtatagtaaaataaaacccaaaacgATGGTGAATAGTATTTTTGTTAACTCTTTTTTAGCAGTTTATACTTGTATATTGGTGGggtgttgagaaaaaaaaaacaataaacaccgCACAACTTAAAGTCAGTCTTGTGCGAAATGATCAAGACATTAGGAAgtaatagagagagagagagagagcgaatgAAAGAAATAGTAGTTTAGAATTAAGAGTGAAAGTAAAGCAGGAGCAAAAACAGAGATAAAatgagaacaaaaacaaaaagttataCACACAGTCATCGATATGCATGCGAAGTTTAAACGAGAAATAATCAATTAACAGGTGCAGAATATAACTGATGATTCTTGTATCGACAAGCTGTGGTAGTGTAAAGCAAATCATCATAACATGgtgagaaaacacacacatattcacTTCGAACGATAATACTAGTAAGAAACAGAAACATGAAACATCAttcaaaaatactttaaaaaggataaaatggTAACAAGCATGAAAACAGGTAAAAGAATATCATTAAAAAGCATTTTGTGACGAAACAAAAAGACATTTActtggaacaaaaaagaaggtagTGAAAAGAAGTAAAAGATGTTAGAACAGCgaactaaacaaaacacaaataaacaatgAAGGGAAATGTAAGTAAGGTAAAATGCGTGAGGTGGAAAAACGGTGCGAAAAGAATTTGTATAAATCAAAAAGATTAAACTTTCGGTAAGTTTGTTgtaatataaacaaaacaaaaaaaaaaacagtcgaaGTAAACGGCATAGTTGAATGTGGATAAGAGCACTTTTCGCTTGGTGGAAGAAAGTGCATAGTCAAGCAGCTGTAATGTGAAATGGGTGAAGTGtttaaagcaaaacagcaaactgAACAAACAATcctaatttaatttgaaatcgtGGGACGGAAGAAGAAGCAATTCAAAGCATGtgacacaaacaaaagcatataaaaaagagaaaattgatTGTTGTAAGGAAGTAGACATTAGAACAATGTCGAGTCAAACGGTGAAACGAAAGGTTAAGTaattaagcaaaaaatgcCATTCTCGTATCAGTTTGTTTAAGAAACACATGTACACAAacattacaagaaaaaaaaaacacataaggAAGCAaatcacaaacaacaaacataccAGAAAACaattaagtgaaaaaagaaaatgaaaaaagcgaaagaaaaaaaaaagtacaggACAGAATGAAACGATAAAAGTGAACAAATACACTACACGTACGCGTTCTGTGAAGAAATAAGTATTTACTTATGtgagtaatttaaataaattgaagcAAACTGAAAATATGCGTTGttgtataatgttttttttaaatgttttgctgttaaaactattgttcttttttaagCCTTTGCatatcttttttcttgttaataTTTCGAGAGGCTGaattaaatgttctttttgctttcttttcattttgttattatGTTGTACTAGTAAAActataaattgattatttgtttttgcacttTTCTCTTTTCGTCCCGTTAGTGGCTGAGATGGCACGTATGGCGCTCGGGTTGGTACCTGGTCAGTCGTCCTCATCGACGTCGAGTGGTGCATCGGAAGCTTCAACCGGCACGGGCAGTCTCGGTAGCAGCGAACAGTCCACATCCACATCCGGTGGTCATATAGTAAGCGCGGTAGCAAAGCGTGGCCGTCTACTGATACGCCAGCAGCGTATCAAGAAGGAAAGCGATTCATCCTCGGCCGGTCAGCAACCGTACGAACCGGATACACCTTCGGATGACAACAGTCCGACGGCACAGTACGGACATCCGCATCTGCTAACCGTTCCGTCGCACCATCGCTTCGAGCGCCAGGTATCCGAACCAATCCTGCCACTATCGTCGTCCATTTCCGTCATCGGTGGACCGATCGGATCGTCTGGTGAGAGCCGCCAAGGTGCGAACGAACGGTCCCATGGCCATTTGCTTTCCGTGCCTAGCAGCCAGCAACCGTACCTGGTAAAGCAACACTCGCATCCACTGTTACCGAGTCAAACGTCCGCTGGTGGCCACAGTACGGGTGGTACGTTCGAACCACTGCAGGCGTACACACTGCAACGACAGCTCTCTCATCCTGGTACGGGGCAGCGTGGTAGTTCGACACCTTTGACACTGGTTACGAGCAGCAGTGGTTCGACGCATTACCTAACGCCATCGTCCTCGCTGAAGACGGACTCGGATGAGGAGGCTGGCACACCGACCAGTGCGATTCCAACGATTCAGTTGCAATCGAGCATCGATCGAACCGGGTCCGGTCCGACGGTGGTAATTGTACCGGCCGAACCAGTACAAACCGCCACAAGTGGTTCTTCCGTTAGTGTCGTTAGCAATACTAGCGAACAGCAGTCAAATCCTACCACCATCACATCCACACCGACCAGTACAATACGCGTGAAGGGAGAAGAGCTTTCCCGGTCAATATCAACACCATTGGTAAGGACGAAACGAAGATTTAACGAGTTTATTCATAATCGAACCTATTTttctataacaaaaaaaaatccccctttTTGTGCCTATTTTAGACCTCATCCCGCTCAACCGATATACCGGGGCTGGATAATCCTCGCTCGAGCCACTGTCCGGTGGTACGCGAAGGTCCGGCGCTCGGTTGTAACTTCTGCTGGAACACGATCGATGCGCATGGGCGTATCTTGCGCCGCAAAACCAAGTACCACTGTCCGGAATGTCAGACGAATCTGTGCATCGTGCCCTGCTTCCAGGAGTATCACGAACGTCAGTCGGCGGAAAATCCAACCCCAACCAACGacagcggtggtggtggtagtgggaCAAAATCCAACCTACGGCACTACGCTAAATCGGGCTCGATGTAAATGGGAGCGGGGTTGGCTGTTTAACATTTGTTGGCAAATTGGTACAAAACAAAGACggtttgaaattttgcaaacgcgttctatttagcaaaacaaaataacacacaaggcacattgccattttttgggagAACGAAAACAGCAGCTTGTGACCGAATGTAAAGGCACAGTGTGGTTCGATTCTCAACAATTGTGTAATTTGGTAGGATGTTaacgttgttgtttctttatttttttggtacgatgttaagcatgtgtgtgtgtgtgtgtttctttgtgTGCTTTCAGAAGATGACTTTAGAAACATCCCAACGAATGTACATTGATGTTAGCGAACGTAGCTAGTAAGCGAATGGAGGAGAAGTAAGGGAGTTTATTATGAAGCTGCTTAAGAAGCGCCAAAAGTAGAGAGTCATGTGTGCGGTTTCGAAGGAACGACATTTTTTAGGGCGATCTTCAAAAACGGGAGATCGCAAACTAAGAGAATGTAAGAGCTGTGGCTTATCGATGTGGTGGTGCGTCCACCGTACGCTTATACTCAAAATCATTGTCAAGACTTAAAAGTTACCAAGTTCACAGCGGTAGCTTCCACGAAGTTTAGGTGTACTGTGCCTAAATCCGTACCGTAGGACTACGTTAGTTGGAATCATTGTACTACCCTGGTAACTGGCAAAATAGCATGCAAATGTGCATTCATATCTTGTTAGTGGTACCATGCGCCACCAAACATCGTATTACACCCGGTGAAGCTAAACCGCGGGAAGTGTTATTAGTGAAGTCACGTGGTAAGGCGTGCGTGTGTTTCGTGTATaagagttcgttttttttgcatctatCACACAAAGaagacaaacacaaaaccggaTATCTCGAACACGGAAGGATCGTCTAAGCCGTACCATTAATTGTTAATGTCAGTGGTTAATGGAAAATTTacgtgaaattaaaaaaaaacttggaaCCGAgggaagtaaaagaaaaaatgtcctatacatatatatgtatatatatacatacatataccaTATTCATATATGCTGACGTGCAGTGATCCCCACCTGCGGGGTTAAATTTACACATGAATAAATGTAactatttttaccatttaatAGAACAGTACCTGACAACATTTGAATGTGcaaggtgtgtgcgtgtgcaagGGCtgtaatttgcaaacaaaataaagctgaTAACGATGGTTCGTATCACGATTATCACTGGAATAAGATAGGGCAGGAAGCCGCCAGGTGGCTAGGGACATCATGTTGCTACATCACTGTCCTGCTGCATTTTGGGACGGTTGGATATTTTTATAAGcgatatttaaatgaaaattatactacatacacgcacacatgcacacgtATACTAAGCATTGTGAGTCTACTACACTGCTGGGTGTTAGTCgtttttgttactttcttCTTCAATGAGACAGAAATGTCCTTCGTTTTGTTGGAGAAGAATGACCCGTTGTGGAGCTGTTATTTCACCATCATTAGCTCCAATATTTTATacgtctgtgtgtatgtgtgtttgtctgttgAGTATGATTTACAGAACGTACAAATTTTTCGTCCATAATGAATTACAGAAAGGGAAAGAGAAGAGGAATGTTATAGAATGAGCAAAtacgtacacaaacacatccgGGCACATTTAAATTGAGGAACAAATATCTTCAGCGTGGAGTAATTACCCAAATTATTGTGCGATAGAGAAAGCTAATGTATACATATTAACTACAAGTGAGATAAACATTGTAACGAACATATTGTAGAAGAGATGATAGCAAGGAGTAGAATAACCAAGCCGATTGATAGCGTTGCGGAAAGAGCTTCGAGTGAAAGCGCCGTTGGACATTTGTTAGGATTTTGTATTCACTTCTGGTTTCCTGCTCCTAATCTGTACCGAGGTAGGTTCGTTCTTGCGCATGAAAGAACGATTATTTAATACTTTGCATAATAACATATGCACAGGCAACTCGCAACGAGGCAAGCAAAAAGAGAGCTTTTTGGAGGGATGGAGATTTTGTTGCCATCAAACCGATGCGCAGTTTCGTACGGACGCTTAAAATTATAGATGACCAATATTTTACCCAacctgcaaacaaaaaaagaaagaagacgTTTTAGGAACACAGGAACGAAGCACTAAATAAAATACCCAAAACAAAGGTGAACATGTTCACGAATCGATTGTATTTTGTACCGGGAAAAAAAGATTCGACACTGTTAACATTTGCATCGGAAGCCCCCTGGAAAATGAGGTGGGtgattaacataaaaaaaagagaatgaaaACACATACGTAGAGAACATGTGCTTGTAAGAAAGTAAAACACTTTCGGTAACATGCAGCAAACAAATTTGCTCTACCCCGTGAAAAGGGATCCGCCATTGGTAAAGTAGATGCAAACTGTTAATGCAAGAGAGAAAAACCATTAGGAGGTAAACATCGTTAATTAGGTTGAacttttatgtgtgtgtgtgtgtgagtgtgtgaacGGTGAAAAACCAGGAGCGtaattatgtgtgtgtgtgtatttatgtaGCCCGTCGAACAGGCGATTGACACCGATTGATCAATCCCGAACGTAATGCTGGCACGTAATAAATCCGTTTACAATGGAATGGATAATAATAGGCgcgttttgggtgttttttcttcaattgtttGAGAACAGcggaaaactaaaaacaaattcaacgcAAATAAGTAGGAAAGGGaccttttgcctttttggtcGGTTGCCGCTACCAGCTTTTATTTACAGCAATGTTGTGCGCTTTGTCAGGGCGGGAGAATAAAATGATCCGTTTTACATTGTTTTGGATATCGTTTAAAATCTAGCGCACACTTTTACAAACATTTAGCTCATCGCAAAGTCtattgttttatattgatggttttgtgttaaatatttcattacttaaaatgtacatttgtttataagaaagtaaataaaacaaaccagcaAGCTCAAAGGGACAAAGAGGAAGGTttgcaacaataacaaaacaaatgataataCGTCTTAGATTcactaacacaaaaaaaaaaggttagcaAGATGAAAACAACAGAACTTCAAAAAACAGAGTTAAATCCCGATCGGTCTGTCGTTTGTTCGTCATCTTCGTTTCGGTTAGTATGTCTTTTCGATTATTCGCAACGTATTATAAGTACGCACACCACGATCG
The DNA window shown above is from Anopheles funestus chromosome 3RL, idAnoFuneDA-416_04, whole genome shotgun sequence and carries:
- the LOC125771948 gene encoding longitudinals lacking protein, isoforms J/P/Q/S/Z isoform X2, which produces MMSVQQYCLRWNNHQPNFISVFSTLLHNESLVDVTLAAEGRQLQAHKVVLSACSSYFQSLFTANPCQHPIVILKDVQYNDLKTMVDFMYYGEVNVSTEQLPQVLKTAEMLKIKGLAEMPDASAVCKADLSKLDPSDLIQAANVIPGAAGDAIWGSAESQQQAQQQQQQQQQQQQQQAQHHQQQTQQQQYQHQQQQQQQQLHQQTQQLRRSPSPTTNMSPAARRKRLRKTSTGSGSISTDRLQHQQQQAAVVVAQHQAAAVAAAAAAAAAAQQQQQQQTDEQHGTSADPSTLNLVPHLHIQQQVDNISYGTATTGHGALALGAAAVAAAAAAAAAGNNIRIIKESPSSDVDQQQHESSQESVDETGHHMPSIIKTEDLSGVTQTIPMDISTTPAAVNITQSQSQHTVAEMARMALGLVPGQSSSSTSSGASEASTGTGSLGSSEQSTSTSGGHIVSAVAKRGRLLIRQQRIKKESDSSSAGQQPYEPDTPSDDNSPTAQYGHPHLLTVPSHHRFERQVSEPILPLSSSISVIGGPIGSSGESRQGANERSHGHLLSVPSSQQPYLVKQHSHPLLPSQTSAGGHSTGGTFEPLQAYTLQRQLSHPGTGQRGSSTPLTLVTSSSGSTHYLTPSSSLKTDSDEEAGTPTSAIPTIQLQSSIDRTGSGPTVVIVPAEPVQTATSGSSVSVVSNTSEQQSNPTTITSTPTSTIRVKGEELSRSISTPLTSSRSTDIPGLDNPRSSHCPVVREGPALGCNFCWNTIDAHGRILRRKTKYHCPECQTNLCIVPCFQEYHERQSAENPTPTNDSGGGGSGTKSNLRHYAKSGSM
- the LOC125771948 gene encoding longitudinals lacking protein, isoforms A/B/D/L isoform X1, with the translated sequence MMSVQQYCLRWNNHQPNFISVFSTLLHNESLVDVTLAAEGRQLQAHKVVLSACSSYFQSLFTANPCQHPIVILKDVQYNDLKTMVDFMYYGEVNVSTEQLPQVLKTAEMLKIKGLAEMPDASAVCKADLSKLDPSDLIQAANVIPGAAGDAIWGSAESQQQAQQQQQQQQQQQQQQAQHHQQQTQQQQYQHQQQQQQQQLHQQTQQLRRSPSPTTNMSPAARRKRLRKTSTGSGSISTDRLQHQQQQAAVVVAQHQAAAVAAAAAAAAAAQQQQQQQTDEQHGTSADPSTLNLVPHLHIQQQVDNISYGTATTGHGALALGAAAVAAAAAAAAAGNNIRIIKESPSSDVDQQQHESSQESVDETGHHMPSIIKTEDLSGVTQTIPMDISTTPAAVNITQSQSQHTGGQWTVIDTNYSRFGIAPCQTNLGLQQQQQQQQQQQQQHQQQQHQQQVQQHHQQTNQQQQQHQGDSQGLSSGGNGANNAANGGTPGSGTAGSATGNNGGLTNASTTNSNATTPQPTTPVQIYQHPFSPQIISVNPNSMVNSYQSSNLSTPTSPQTGSDQTTGLVYSTGTPNQSPLGATTTGATSGTNASGNAGTGAGGNGTTGGNGTTAGGGGGSGGTGAGNGAGGGAAGTGTTGAAGTVQPVKRKRSVNPQGDENFLRALEAVRFGGIGFCKAARLYGVNNRTLWLEYKKRGYPISRPSIKNRIKLEPNISPPPTATTPPGDENASMEHYDTALSSPALNMSLQQQQQQQQQQQQQQQQQQQQVQQHQATQQQVTAAQQTQHQQQAQQQGNDTTNAAAAAAAAAVVAASSTTPLMCPPHGHPMGVMGFLDTRHVDFTTTASLHQMSRQRYPDTATVNMNTGAVNLQGLNFNSM